The Oryza glaberrima chromosome 5, OglaRS2, whole genome shotgun sequence DNA segment CCCGACCACTTCACCCTCCCACCTGTCCTCCGCTCCTGCGCGCTCACCGGCTCGTcggcgctcgccgcctccgcccacgCGCTGGCCCTCAAGATCGGGGCCCAGGGTAACCTCTTCGTGGCGTCCGCGCTGGTGCTCTGCTACTCGGGCCTGTGCAACCTCCCCGACGCCCGGAGGCTGTTCGATGGAATGCGCGAGCGAGACGCCGTCCTGTGGACCTCCATGCTGTCCGCGTACGCTCAGGGCGGGCATCCCGAGGCGGCGCTGCGGTTCTTCCAGGGGATGGTGGCGGCCAGGGTGCAGCTTGACGCGGTGGTCATGGTCAGCTCACTTCTCGCCTGCGGACAGATTGGGTGGCGCCGCCACGGGAGGAGTGTTCACGCATGCTGCATTCGGAGGCTCCCTGGGATGCCTCTGTCGCTTGGGAACGCGCTCGTGGACATGTACGTTAAGTGCGGAGAATTTGCGTTCGCCGAGAGGGTGTTCGCAGGGATGCCCAGGCGGGATGTTATATCCTGGAGTGCGCTTATTCTTGGCCATGGTCTGAATGGGCGTTCTGATGTTGCATTGAGGCTTTTTGATGAAATGGCTGCTGAGGGAGTGAGACCGAACTCTGTCACTTTTCTTGGGGCACTGTCAGCTTGTGCGCATTCTGGCATGGTTGACAAAGCTTATGCAATATTCGAGGGGATGAAACGGCATGGCGTGAAACCTGAGCTCAAACACTACTCTTGCATGGCTGATGCGCTAGGAAGGGATGGCCGTGTTGTTGCTGCAGTTAAGCTCATAGAGGAAATGCCTTTCGAGCCTGATGAGGCCATGCTTGGAGGTGTATTAGCAGCCTGCCGAGTGCATGGGGAAATGGAAGCTGCTGAACGAATTTCAAAGAAGTTGATGGGCATGTCACCTTCAAAGAGTGGTTACTTCATGAGCTTGGCAAACATATATTCAGATGCTGGGAGGTATAGTGATGCAGAGAGAATAAGAGGCTTCATGAAGGAAGTAAAAGTTGACAAGCTTCCTGGATATAGTTCAGTTGAATTTGATGTTAATGTCTCTGAACCAAGATCTGGATGATCAATTTCATATAATGGATGCAGATTTTGTATTGCTTAGCAGTTAAGTGTGTCTGGTGATATACACTCAGTGCAATATATAATTTGAAGGTAAATATAGGTGCTTAATGAAAGGAAGAGCAAATGGGACATGTTTGCAACTCAAAATATCAACATCATGACTTAATGGAAGCCCTTTATACATGAAAGTACGTTTGAGCTACTGTGTTAGTGCTGACATGAAATAAGCCACTTCTCAAGCTGATAAGGACAATAGGTTgatgaaaaaaggaaaatgatgaTCACATATTAGAAACATGCAGTACTCCTGCATGTCACTAAGGAGTTAGGAGTATGGAGAGAAACAGTCCACTATGTGTGGCTCATGTTTGTCAAGTTACCAGTGTGGGTGAAAGACTGAAACTTCTGAACAAGATGGTCTCCAATTTAAGTTGAGCTATCTCATGTACTCATCATCATTGCCCTTAAGTGAGTATACTCATTGGGAATGTAGAAAATGGTAGAGTTTATCCATTAATTCAGTTTTCTGCCCGTGGTCTGATGGAAGGGAACTGGAGATAGGAAATATTAGTTATGGATTCTATTGACTGTTAGTTATGGATTTGGTCACTACTGGACACTGTGGTAGGTTAAAACTGTGCTGCTGTTCAAAGAGTTATGTGATTCTTAAATACTACAATTCTATGAGACGACAACCTTTAGTTGCTCAATTTTACAGTCCTTGATCTGTGAAGAATGAAGAGTACTCTTGTGCAAATGGTTAGATCTCTACATGATTAGCCAACATCCAACAGGTACGTAATTGAACTCGACTTGCAAACATTTCATTCATCTATTCATGCCAGTGCTCTATCCATCAGTGTAAATCAAGTGCCTTCCCGCATCTTTGTTCTACTTGATGGTATATATGTTGATTGCAGCACTAGTCTGTTAGTCATATGATTTTACTGAGCAACTTCTCTTAAAAACCAGAAAGGCAGAACAAACAGAACACAAGGCTAACCAGACTAACAGAATATGTGCATGATGTTTATACTATTCTTTTCACCACAGGTAAAACACAAAACTGAAAAAGCCAACaatatatttacaaacgaaaattAATctgtaaataaaaattttatatacgtgttcttaacgatctaaaattaaaggctgaaaaataaacttcgattgaaaaaaacctcaaaaatcaacttcaaatttaaggttgaaaatttaaattttggctgataaacaTAAGTATAAGCGGAAAGACGAGGCTAGCATGTTTGCACGTTGACCATATCTCACAGTTAGCGTCATGACGTCGTCTTCCTTACCCTATAACTATGTAGGCAGCGTATCCTATGGAAACCAGACATCCTGTGCAAACTTTGAAAACTCCAATCAAGATCTCTGGATGGGCATCCGATGGAAATTGCTGTATATACGATAAAATTGTTACGATCCAGTCATGCATAATAAATGATTGGGCCATGGAAACATTGTGGACCCTATATTTGCTGCATGCATTAGAGGTTAGAAGGCATCGTACACTAATCGTACGATGTTTATCGTATGTATAGCAGAGCCCGGCATCCGATGGGTAGGGGTGGAGGTGGGACAATTTTGCAAATAACTGCCTGCAATTAGCCTTGCTATGTCCTTAACACATGCATGTCCAAAGAGATGGCGATGGCAGTCTCTCTCTTTAAAATCGAGATTGTGTGGGTGTTCAGTATCACACAGTGGTTGGTGTGGTGAGGGAGTGGAAAAGCTAAAGAGGTTGCCTTTCATATATCGGTCTAATAAGTGATCGAGTTCCATTAAAGGCCTGTGGTTTAACACCGTGCCTTTCTACTTTTCCGAAGTGGTATGCTTAACCTCATTTTTTGCAAATCAACCCCgagagatttgataatttaacactcCTTTAAATGGGTTTTGATtatttgacatcctggcccacTTTCATTCACTCggatggtcccacatgtcatcttcaCAAGTGTCAATTAAAGCAATTGGGCAAcgaaaaaaatgtcaaattatcaaatttttccCGGTGCCCTGGACGCGTCGTCCGCGTCGCTTCGTTTCGACTCCGCCTCCCGCGATTCaagacgacgccgtcgccgcccaatGAATCGCCAGACGCCGCCGGGGTCGCGGGCCTCACATGATGCCGCCGACGCCCGCCGCCCCTTCGTTTCTCGCTGCGTCGTTGTTCCTTCGCGAGTcgcccgcgcccgcccgcccgtGAGTTGGCGGCGCAGTCCTTCTCCGGCAACGGCCCCTGGCACCGTCGCGTGAGCGGTGGCGATGGAGTGTAGCAAGGCCGGGACTGTGAACGGTGGTGAAGAGAAGGTGGCCATTGGCCGAGTGGAGATGCCGCGGGCGCCGAGCTGGACAGAGACGATTGTGCAGATATTCAAATAACTCAAAATGGAATGTGATTAACTCAAAATTGACCTGGCAAGTACATGCAGCACAATTGATCTGAAAATTAGGAGCAATAAGCTGAATGATGtcactagtaaaaaaaagtgTTTACAAGAAGCATTCCATGGCGGGCG contains these protein-coding regions:
- the LOC127772698 gene encoding pentatricopeptide repeat-containing protein At4g14170-like, which translates into the protein MVNRVMAKLASIQTAPETQPPAPGGVAQPLGMPPPAPAPAPATLASLSALVTSLARSGRPADALRAFRDMLARGVPPDHFTLPPVLRSCALTGSSALAASAHALALKIGAQGNLFVASALVLCYSGLCNLPDARRLFDGMRERDAVLWTSMLSAYAQGGHPEAALRFFQGMVAARVQLDAVVMVSSLLACGQIGWRRHGRSVHACCIRRLPGMPLSLGNALVDMYVKCGEFAFAERVFAGMPRRDVISWSALILGHGLNGRSDVALRLFDEMAAEGVRPNSVTFLGALSACAHSGMVDKAYAIFEGMKRHGVKPELKHYSCMADALGRDGRVVAAVKLIEEMPFEPDEAMLGGVLAACRVHGEMEAAERISKKLMGMSPSKSGYFMSLANIYSDAGRYSDAERIRGFMKEVKVDKLPGYSSVEFDVNVSEPRSG